AGGGGAAAATGGAAGTGTTTACCTTTGAGAAATCGTACTTGGAGCGCCTAAAAGAAGCGGAGGCGGTGCTTTCGTGGGAGGGAGCCGTGATGCCCGCATCCCAGGTTCGATCCGAGTGGAAATCCTACGTCGAATTAAAAATTGAGCCTGCAGGTAagccacccacacacacacacacacacactcgtgcACAAAAGGcaactatatatacatatatgtatctatatggGATATATAGGATGGCAGgcaatttggaaaattccaCGCGTTATTTGCGAGGATCTGAAACTACGCTATCCCACCATTGTTTACGGCTACGTGGAGCAGGTGATCTTTGACGAGCTCAAGGCGGTATTTGTGGTGACCGCCGTGCAGGATAGCGATGTCCACCTGCCGGAGAGTAATGAAGTATCGCTAGTGGAGCTGTGGCCCACTGTGCAGCAGGAGAACGCAGCTCTAAATGTGGATACCACCGCTGAATGCATCGATCGTTTGCGGTTCTTCTATACGCATGTGTGGATGCCTTGGGACAAGGACTACGACGATGATCGCGACTGGGTGCAACAGCATCTGCAGGCTCGTATCCAACTAGTGTGCGATCTCAGCAAGAACCGACTGCCCCGTCCGTTGGCCCTGCACATGCGCACCCTGCTCGCCGAAGCCAAATACATTCAGCAGCGTCTGGACTACTTGGAACTGGATCTCAGTGATGCCGAGAGCGACGACGAGGCTGTGGAACTCAATGACAGCGTAGCAGAGCCCGCTAGAAAGCAATCTAAAGCGGGCAGTGCCAATGGCTGTCTCAATGTGTCCAGTCTGCCGGTTACAGATCTGATGTGCCTGCACCTGCGCATGGCCATCATAAGGAGCGAGTTCGAGATCCTTGAAAATCCTGAAATGAGGCGAGCCTACAGCGAGCTACAGTCTAATAGCCTCAAGCGGCTTCGCTGCTCCTCAGGAAGAACCAGACAATCGGAGGATCTCTTGGTAGAGCGGAATTCCATAAGCCATGTGGTAACCTTGCCGGgaaaactgcagcagcagctggaacTGCTAAAGCTGGCCCAGACGCTGGTCAAGCCGGAATCGAAAGTGCAGCTGTCCAATACGTTGCAGGATGTCCTGAGCATCTGTCAGAGCAACGATGATATTCTACTTTCGCCCGGCGAGCATACAATCAAATTCTTGGAGCACCTCAACGATAATGGCAGCCTAAGGGGACTCACTCAGCCGGAAGCCATACTAAGTCCTGCTGCAGATCTTTCCCTGCTGCCTGTGGTGTGCTCGAGCGATGAGGATAGCACCCTGCTGGTCATTGATGGCGACTATACCTTGTCGGAATTGGTTTTGGATTGTCGTCATGTCCGTAGAGGGATCCTGCTGCGCAACGGAACGTTGACCATGCGAGGGTGTCGCTTGCTGGGCGATGGGAGCTCCAGCACCCAAGAGGGTATTGTCTGCATGCCAGGCGCCAGCGTGGAACTCAAAAGTTGCCTAATTGAAAACTTTGCTGTGGGTGTATCGATGCGACCGAAATCTAGTGCTGAGCTGGGAAGCGTCCAGTTTAAAACATGCAAGACTGGACTGGAGTTGCTGGAGAAATCCGCTTCGGTTAATCTGCAGGGTAGCAAGTGCAGTTTTGAAAACTGTGCTTTAGGAATCCTGGCCGATGGTTTCGTATTGGGAGAGCAAAGAACAGAGAAGGTCCTGGTTCTAAACAAATTCAGCGAACTTCAGCGGTAAATGAAAATACGTTGTATTTTACATGTTCAAAAATTACCACTTATATCCTTATTTTTTAGTTACAACGAGGACAACTTGCTAGGTAATTGCAGCTTTTACAACTGCAAGAAAAATGTGCGAGTTTTTAACGAATCCGGTCAGCTGCTGGCTCAGCGATCGCATCAACAACTCCTCGAGGACGAACTCGGAGGGGAGAACAaggaaaatattcaattgGTCTAGGGGTACATTGTGTACACATAgtgtttataaattaaaatttagcGCTAACCGAAAATCCTATTGATATGCGTCAATAAATAATACGGGCAAACTCCAGTGTCTCGATGTTGCAATTTCGTTGGATGTCCTATTCTCGAAACCTTACATATTGGTTTTAACTCTTGATAAAGTTagttaatatataatattacacCGTCTCAGAGCGTCTTCCAGAAAATACTTCCTTTAACACATAAATACTCCGAACAATAACCTGAATTTGTTTACAGtaatttcttttaataaaaacatgtTAATCATTAGTTGGTTAAGCtttctgcttctgctcctggcCGTAGTACTCGCTGTAATCATACTCCCTGAAGGGCACATCGTATGTTAGGTACCCGGAGTCGCGGGCTTGCTGAACGGCGACCATTAGACGCAGGTGGCTCTTTTGACACAGGCCTGTCTTTGAGTAGCTAAGGACGTCTCCGCTGTGGGGCGATATGAACTGCTCCAGGAGCTCCGTGTTGCGGTAGTCCAGCACCAGGTATTCATCACGGCAAATGGGACAGGGATTTCCGGTGCTGATACGGTTCTGGCGGATGCACGTCTTTCGTGTTTTGCGCGGCGCATACATGCCCTTGTGGTTGCGCCTAAAGAGATTAGATGCGAATGCAATGGAAGTTTTCACGTGTATGCCTTCAGTTCGTCTTACCGATACTGCGTCCACACAAAGTCCTCGCCGTAGGTTTGCTTGTAAGCGGCGCTCTTTAAGTATCGAATCGAGGTCTCCACTGGGATTGGTTTGCTGCGATCCTTCGGGTCTGGTGCGGAACCACTAGCGTTATCCTCGCCTTCGCCTTCGGTGGCAGCCGCATTATTTTC
The sequence above is a segment of the Drosophila melanogaster chromosome 2L genome. Coding sequences within it:
- the nesd gene encoding nessun dorma, isoform B; amino-acid sequence: MEVFTFEKSYLERLKEAEAVLSWEGAVMPASQVRSEWKSYVELKIEPAGWQAIWKIPRVICEDLKLRYPTIVYGYVEQVIFDELKAVFVVTAVQDSDVHLPESNEVSLVELWPTVQQENAALNVDTTAECIDRLRFFYTHVWMPWDKDYDDDRDWVQQHLQARIQLVCDLSKNRLPRPLALHMRTLLAEAKYIQQRLDYLELDLSDAESDDEAVELNDSVAEPARKQSKAGSANGCLNVSSLPVTDLMCLHLRMAIIRSEFEILENPEMRRAYSELQSNSLKRLRCSSGRTRQSEDLLVERNSISHVVTLPGKLQQQLELLKLAQTLVKPESKVQLSNTLQDVLSICQSNDDILLSPGEHTIKFLEHLNDNGSLRGLTQPEAILSPAADLSLLPVVCSSDEDSTLLVIDGDYTLSELVLDCRHVRRGILLRNGTLTMRGCRLLGDGSSSTQEGIVCMPGASVELKSCLIENFAVGVSMRPKSSAELGSVQFKTCKTGLELLEKSASVNLQGSKCSFENCALGILADGFVLGEQRTEKVLVLNKFSELQRYNEDNLLGNCSFYNCKKNVRVFNESGQLLAQRSHQQLLEDELGGENKENIQLV
- the mRpS18B gene encoding mitochondrial ribosomal protein S18B, isoform A, encoding MLPIARGIYIGLVNITRNSRGALHTASALRCKAETSTEENNAAATEGEGEDNASGSAPDPKDRSKPIPVETSIRYLKSAAYKQTYGEDFVWTQYRRNHKGMYAPRKTRKTCIRQNRISTGNPCPICRDEYLVLDYRNTELLEQFISPHSGDVLSYSKTGLCQKSHLRLMVAVQQARDSGYLTYDVPFREYDYSEYYGQEQKQKA